Proteins encoded in a region of the Benincasa hispida cultivar B227 chromosome 2, ASM972705v1, whole genome shotgun sequence genome:
- the LOC120072160 gene encoding uncharacterized protein LOC120072160 translates to MSEGKSSTPQARADSQLEDAVSDRIVQDSSLCGLSTTDPAEAELWLDVVEKCFNVMGCPEDRKVGLAAFLLLKGAEKWWKVIFARRASTYAMLWPEFRKAFEDKYYPSSFRDEKRDEFLRLT, encoded by the exons ATGTCCGAGGGAAAGTCTAGTACTCCCCAAGCAAGGGCAGATTCGCAGCTAGAAGATGCAGTGTCTGACAGAATAGTGCAGGATAGCAGCTTGTGTGGGCTCA GTACAACAGATCCGGCTGAAGCTGAGTTATGGCtggatgtagttgaaaaatgtttcaatgttatGGGTTGTCCAGAGGACAGAAAAGTAGGGCTAGCCGCCTTTCTACTACTGAAAGGAGCAgagaagtggtggaaagtgatatttGCCAGACGAGCCAGCACATATGCGATGTTATGGCCTGAGTTCAGGAAGGCTTTTGAAGATAAGTATTACCCCAGCTCATTCCGGGATGAAAAAAGGGATGAGTTCCTCAGATTAACATAA